Below is a genomic region from Trichomycterus rosablanca isolate fTriRos1 chromosome 15, fTriRos1.hap1, whole genome shotgun sequence.
GTTGGTCAGGAGAGCCTCAATCCATATTACCAAAAACTTTAATTCCTCAGCTGTGCAGTGCGATTTCggtcaggtctctgtgcaggacactggagttttttgAAGCCGAGCTTCTCTTTATGTGTTTGTggactttgtgcacagaggtttagtcctgctggaacaggacagggtcTTCCCCTTTAATCTAATTCAGTCATGGTTTTAATCTAACTCGCTTATGACACTTGTTAACACTTGTTAGCTATGGTggcggctgaaacacatgaatttccaAATTACAGCAGGCATCATTGTGAATATGGTTGTTTTATcaccattattactattaccgCTATTATggttaacattaaatattctGCTTATTCCTTATGCCTTCATACAACGTGTTTGCatactaccaatgtacagccatactgtagattacactacaagCAGTTAATACGATATCtgtgtaaaatacattaaaacattgTCCCTGAAGGCTTCAGTGTCTATCTAACTATCCATCAACCAATCAATCAAAGAGTTATGAGGATTTTATCAAGTAAATCTTACTAGTTTGTTTTTTCAGTGTCACATGATGAACAGTTTCTGGGTGTTGGTAAGAGAGAAGAATTCAGGGTGAAGTTTTTGAAATTGGTTTGTAGTAGACCTTTtgtatgttgagtgtattttgGACAATCTGTTAAGAAGTGCAGCTCAGTCtctgtggtgttggtgttgcactGTGTACACACTCCTGGTTCTGTGGGGTCCAGAATTTCTTGTAGTGTCCGGTCTCGATGGCCAGCTTGTGTGCGCTGAGTCTGTATTTTGTCAGTGTGGTTCTGTGTTTGATGTCAGTCACTGTACTCAGGTAATCTGCTACAGTGTGCTGTCAATTTAGGGCCGAATAACACCGCATTTTACTCTGTGCTTGTATTTGGCTTCTCCAATAGCTGATGCAgtgtggttttgtgtttgtgcagtggctgttgttgtttaaatacacatacatacacatacacacaaacacacaaatagatTTAGTTTGTGTGTTGTCACAGTGTAACCACGAGATGGAAGCCACGCTTCACTAATTGTGTATTGGTTCTCCaaaacattataattacagttactagtactactactactatcaccaataatactattattacaacaactataataggaaaaaaaaaatcataatgagtaattatgattatttacagttaatattTTTCAGTATGTCTTCTAAAATGCCTGTAATTACCCAGTGTTAATTatctataatatttttttttattattgataatgatacattattctgaataattattattgattattaatcgtttattctttcatttttttggcATTAGTAGCCTACTCATAACGACTATATTACTCTTACTAACTTAATGCTTTATGGAACCCCATAAACATACAccactataaacattattaatcatgcTATAAGACACCACCTGCCAATCTTTAATCAGCTGTACTTATGTAACCTTGCTTATAATTGTTGTAAGAACATGTAAGGtacatctctacacacacacacacctaattctTCTAATATTCATAACTCTGATAAATTTAACTTTGGAACCgacacacataaataaatgaaaaagttatgaaaagtgcccatttcagtggaagcatgtaagtggctcttaaaagagcctttgggGATAACTGGATGGAGTGGGTTTGTTTAAGCTCGCTCTCCGCGAATACGGCGGGCCAGCTGGATGTCCTTAGGCATGATGGTCACCCTCTTGGCATGGATGGCGCACAGGTTGGTGTCCTCGAACAGGCCGACCAGGTAAGCCTCACTGGCCTCCTGCAGAGCCATGACGGCAGAACTCTGGAAGCGCAGATCGGTCTTAAAGTCCTGAGCGATCTCTCTAACCAGGCGCTGGAAGGGCAGCTTGCGGATGAGCAGCTCAGTGGACTTCTGATAACGGCGGATTTCACGCAGAGCCACGGTACCTGGCCTGTAACGGTGAGGTTTCTTCACACCGCCAGTAGCCGGGGCGCTCTTGCGGGCAGCCTTAGTGGCGAGCTGCTTCCTCGGCGCTTTACCACCGGTGGATTTACGAGCGGTCTGCTTGGTTCTTGCCATCGCGTCTGGAACTCCGTACTTCACGAACTGTAGGACAGAATATGTTAGCCCGCCCAACACGCTCTTTTTAAGTACAAGAGCCGCTCCGCGCTCATTGGGCGTCTTGATGATGCACTTTTCTCATTGGACGAACGTTCTAACGTCAAATGTCGCTGACTGGTCGGCGTTCTGCCGCTGCCTCGTTTCAGAAAACAAAGTATTTTCTCTATGCTGTTGGCGGTATTTATAATACTTTCcattgtttctttgtgcttttaaaacacagcttacaatcgcatttaaagtatatacctttttaaaaatatattattgattatttcgttcattttgcttattatttttgttattattagcattattattattattgttccatGCGTATTACACAAACGCgtttgttgcaccacttttaatcGTCTATATTGTTGGTTTTGCTACTGCAAGAGATCTGTAACTTCTCTAATGTTTACATACATAGGGACATATGTAAAgataaatggggaaaaaataaatcacatattGATTTGGtaattttaccatgtcataGATCATGTTTTATGCCGTGTGATTCTATGAAACGATATTGCATTTAATTTGTTTACACACTATTTGGGGAAATTGCACTTTTTCTGTGGAactgggtggctcttaaaagagccttttggttagaacacgagagcgactttacttggccttggctgctttctcggtcttcttgggcaacagaacagcctggatgttaggcagcacaccgccctgagcgatggttacacctccaagcagtctgttcaactcctcgtcgttacgcacggccaactgcagatgacgaggaatgatacgagacttcttgttatctctggcggcgttaccagccaactcgaggatctcagcggtcagatactccagcacggcagccaagtagacaggagcaccagctcccacacgCTCGGCGTAATTACCCTTACGTAGCAGTCTGTGAACACGGCCCACGGGGAACTGAAGGCCGGCACGGGATGAGCGAGTCTTGGCCTTAGCCCGAGTCTTACCACCGGTCTTTCCGCGTCCACTCATTTTGATGATCAGATGCGGTCGTCGAACAAAACTGGAATAAACTCAGAGAGAGCTCGAAACGGTATGATATAGGCAAACTGgcctctctcctattggctAAGAGCGAAGGTACAGCTGAGCCAATCCTAAAAGCGCCGTCATGTCCCAGGGAAACAcatactgccccccccccccccccccccactctcttctcctccgtgaatgtatgatacagaaaagcttctcttaagcaacaattacattatattatgtcacaataacatttacactaataattacattttgtaaggtgctcatatacgtgagtgcacatacatataaacatttatacggacagttttatggggatgtgtgacaaaagcattattacacataaaacaggaCCAGTCATACTTAGTGTTTTTAACTCCTTGCTTATTACACTCTCCATAAAATATGTATGAATGGATGTATGAACAGTTGTATGTTTGCATGCatgcttatatgtatgtatgagttTAGGAAACGCGACTCTTTATGGGAGGAaataggtggctcttaaaagagccgttttaaggaaacaaaagtaataaaacaGGAACATGTTTACTTCTTGGGTGCAGCTTTTTTGGCCTTGGCCGCTTTGGGCTTAGCGGTCTTGGGTTTGGCTGCA
It encodes:
- the LOC134328401 gene encoding histone H3 encodes the protein MARTKQTARKSTGGKAPRKQLATKAARKSAPATGGVKKPHRYRPGTVALREIRRYQKSTELLIRKLPFQRLVREIAQDFKTDLRFQSSAVMALQEASEAYLVGLFEDTNLCAIHAKRVTIMPKDIQLARRIRGERA
- the LOC134328980 gene encoding histone H2A-like, whose amino-acid sequence is MSGRGKTGGKTRAKAKTRSSRAGLQFPVGRVHRLLRKGNYAERVGAGAPVYLAAVLEYLTAEILELAGNAARDNKKSRIIPRHLQLAVRNDEELNRLLGGVTIAQGGVLPNIQAVLLPKKTEKAAKAK